The following coding sequences are from one Diabrotica virgifera virgifera chromosome 2, PGI_DIABVI_V3a window:
- the LOC114335435 gene encoding DNA ligase 1 isoform X2 codes for MQKSITSFFKKVPTNNKENTGTGLSVSDVEKRNNTTPTKKTERSPTPEETSPNISSAKRRSKRARILSSDESDQEEQSNCMDTDPKDINGKKSDDEKKTELVTKKQRLSETPVGIPDSITNKIKEEKSTSPKAKTSPKNKDKPDTKDNKEKIKEVKEVSKDEPKKKVNTFVFGVQKSDASTKDDKKKYNPASTKYDPIKDATWKHKEKVPYSALSSTFEEIEEISARLKIIEILSNYFRSVIVLSPDDLLPSVYLCLNKLAPAYEGLELGIAETNLMKAIAQSTGRTLAQIKADSQEVGDLGLVAEKSKSNQRMLIKPARLTVRGVFDKLKDIAKMTGNASQAKKVEKIQSMFVACQDSEARYLIRSLAGKLRIGLAEQSVLQALALACTMTPPGQEYPPEVMNRAKEMGSDAFKAKYDKYGLILKTAYCECPNYDKIIPVILSTGIKSLPEHCKITPGIPLKPMLAHPTKGVQEVLHRFDGLKFTCEWKYDGERAQIHIDGTNVSIFSRNQENNTTKYPDIISRLEKCRTDGVNSCILDGEVVAWDTEQKRILPFQILSTRKRKDANETDIKVQVCVFMFDLLYFNGEPLVRKPFSERRELLKNNFKEIEGEWIFAKHMDTATMEEVHQFLDESIKGNCEGLMVKTLHKEATYEIAKRSHNWLKLKKDYLDGVGDTLDVVVIGGYIGKGKRTGHYGGFLLACYDKDSEEYQSICKIGTGFTDENLATHSEFFKSHIIPQPKSYYRFDSSLEPDHWFDAVQVWEIKCADLSLSPVHRAGIGIVDPEKGISLRFPRFLRVRDDKSVEEATTSQQIAQMYSSQEQVKNQQQPNKFDNDDFY; via the exons ATGCAAAAAAGTATTAC atcATTCTTTAAAAAAGTTCCCacaaacaacaaagaaaatactGGTACTGG ATTGTCAGTCAGCGATGTCGAAAAAAGGAATAACACAACACCTACTAAGAAAACAGAGAG ATCACCAACACCAGAGGAGACATCTCCAAATATTAGCAG TGCTAAAAGAAGAAGTAAAAGGGCTCGGATTTTAAGTAGTGATGAATCTGACCAGGAGGAGCA ATCCAACTGTATGGATACTGATCCAAAGGACATCAATGGAAAGAAGTCTGACGACGAGAAAAAAACAGAATTGGTTACAAAGAAACAGAGGCTCAGTGAAACACCAGTAGGTATACCTGATAGTATCACTAATAAAATTAAAGAGGAAAAATCCACATCACCAAAGGCAAAGACATCACCTAAAAACAAAGATAAGCCTGATACAAAGGACAATAAGGAAAAGATAAAGGAGGTTAAAGAAGTTTCAAAAGATGAGCCTAAGAAAAAAGTTAACACATTTGTATTTG GTGTTCAAAAATCAGATGCATCAACTAAAGAtgataagaaaaaatataacccAGCATCCACCAAATATGATCCAATCAAAGATGCTACATGGAAACACAAAGAAAA GGTTCCGTACAGTGCATTGtcaagcacatttgaagaaataGAAGAAATATCAGCAAGATTAAAGATCATAGAAATTCTTAGCAACTATTTTAGATCTGTCATTGTTTTGTCACCAGATGATCTGTTGCCAAGTGTTTATTTATGTTTAAACAAGTTGGCTCCTGCATATGAAG GTTTAGAGTTAGGAATCGCAGAAACAAATTTGATGAAAGCAATTGCTCAAAGTACAGGCAGAACCCTAGCCCAAATTAAAGCCGACAGTCAAGAAGTTGGAGACTTGGGATTAGTGGCAGAAAAATCAAAATCCAACCAAAGAATGCTCATCAAGCCTGCCAGGCTAACAGTGAGGGGAGTTTTTGATAAACTCAAAGATATAGCAAAAATGACTGGCAATGCATCGCAAGCAAAAAAGGTGGAGAAGATCCAGTCTATGTTCGTGGCCTGTCAGGATTCTGAGGCCAGGTATTTGATAAGGTCATTGGCCGGGAAGTTAAGAATAGGTCTAGCTGAGCAATCAGTCTTACAAGCTCTTGCACTGGCTTGTACTATGACTCCACCAGGACAAGAATATCCACCTGAAGTGATGAATAGAGCAAAGGAAATGGGTTCTGATGCATTTAAAGCAAAATATGATAAATATGGTCTTATTTTGAAGACAGCTTATTG TGAATGCCCCAACTATGATAAAATAATCCCAGTCATATTAAGTACCGGCATCAAAAGTTTACCAGAACATTGTAAGATTACGCCTGGTATACCTTTGAAACCAATGTTAGCTCATCCGACAAAGGGGGTCCAGGAGGTTTTGCACAGATTCGATGGATTGAAATTTACGTGTGAATGGAAGTATGATGGGGAAAGGGCTCAG ATTCATATAGATGGTACGAATGTTAGTATATTCAGTAGAAACCAGGAAAATAACACTACAAAGTACCCTGATATAATTTCAAGACTGGAAAAGTGTAGAACAGATGGAGTAAATTCTTGTATTCTTGATGGAGAGGTGGTGGCTTGGGATACAGAGCAGAAAAGAATTTTACCTTTTCAAATTCTTAGTACACGGAAAAGAAAG GATGCCAATGAGACTGATATTAAAGTTCaagtatgtgtttttatgttTGATTTATTATACTTCAACGGAGAACCTTTGGTTAGAAAACCTTTCTCTGAACGAAGGGAATTGTTGAAGAACAACTTTAAAGAAATTGAAGGAGAGTGGATATTTGCAAAACACATGGATACCGCTACAATGGAAGAGGTGCATCAATTTTTAGATGAAAGTATAAAAG GTAATTGCGAAGGACTGATGGTGAAAACTCTTCACAAGGAAGCCACTTACGAAATCGCAAAAAGGTCACATAATTGGTTGAAGTTAAAAAAAGATTATTTGGATGGTGTTGGTGACACATTGGATGTAGTTGTTATTGGTGGATATATCGGCAAAGGAAAACGTACTGGACATTATGGAGGCTTCTTATTAGCTTGTTATGATAAAGATAGTGAAGAGTATCAAAGTATATGCAAG atTGGAACTGGTTTTACTGACGAAAATTTGGCAACCCATTCGGAATTTTTCAAAAGTCACATTATTCCACAACCAAAATCGTACTACAGGTTTGACAGCTCACTTGAACCTGATCACTGGTTTGATGCAGTCCAAGTGTGGGAAATAAAGTGTGCAGATTTGTCCCTATCTCCTGTTCATCGGGCGGGGATAGGCATC GTGGATCCAGAAAAGGGAATCTCACTTCGATTTCCAAGATTTTTGAGAGTGAGAGACGATAAGAGTGTAGAAGAAGCGACAACATCTCAGCAAATTGCTCAAATGTACTCCAGTCAGGAACAAGTGAAAAATCAGCAACAGCCGAATAAGTTTGATAATGATGATTTTtactaa
- the LOC114335435 gene encoding DNA ligase 1 isoform X1 has protein sequence MYLLRSTYLFRASNFKSNKFITVLFCERHTKNTISNKIKSQLKKTPTIQKLQVKKLSVSDVEKRNNTTPTKKTERSPTPEETSPNISSAKRRSKRARILSSDESDQEEQSNCMDTDPKDINGKKSDDEKKTELVTKKQRLSETPVGIPDSITNKIKEEKSTSPKAKTSPKNKDKPDTKDNKEKIKEVKEVSKDEPKKKVNTFVFGVQKSDASTKDDKKKYNPASTKYDPIKDATWKHKEKVPYSALSSTFEEIEEISARLKIIEILSNYFRSVIVLSPDDLLPSVYLCLNKLAPAYEGLELGIAETNLMKAIAQSTGRTLAQIKADSQEVGDLGLVAEKSKSNQRMLIKPARLTVRGVFDKLKDIAKMTGNASQAKKVEKIQSMFVACQDSEARYLIRSLAGKLRIGLAEQSVLQALALACTMTPPGQEYPPEVMNRAKEMGSDAFKAKYDKYGLILKTAYCECPNYDKIIPVILSTGIKSLPEHCKITPGIPLKPMLAHPTKGVQEVLHRFDGLKFTCEWKYDGERAQIHIDGTNVSIFSRNQENNTTKYPDIISRLEKCRTDGVNSCILDGEVVAWDTEQKRILPFQILSTRKRKDANETDIKVQVCVFMFDLLYFNGEPLVRKPFSERRELLKNNFKEIEGEWIFAKHMDTATMEEVHQFLDESIKGNCEGLMVKTLHKEATYEIAKRSHNWLKLKKDYLDGVGDTLDVVVIGGYIGKGKRTGHYGGFLLACYDKDSEEYQSICKIGTGFTDENLATHSEFFKSHIIPQPKSYYRFDSSLEPDHWFDAVQVWEIKCADLSLSPVHRAGIGIVDPEKGISLRFPRFLRVRDDKSVEEATTSQQIAQMYSSQEQVKNQQQPNKFDNDDFY, from the exons ATGTATTTGCTAAGGTCTACTTATCTATTTAGAGCCAGTAATTTCAAGTCAAATAAGTTTATCACAGTACTATTTTGTGAAAGGCACACAAAAAATACTATTTCTAATAAGATCAAATCACAATTAAAGAAGACACCAACTATACAAAAACTTCAAGTTAAAAA ATTGTCAGTCAGCGATGTCGAAAAAAGGAATAACACAACACCTACTAAGAAAACAGAGAG ATCACCAACACCAGAGGAGACATCTCCAAATATTAGCAG TGCTAAAAGAAGAAGTAAAAGGGCTCGGATTTTAAGTAGTGATGAATCTGACCAGGAGGAGCA ATCCAACTGTATGGATACTGATCCAAAGGACATCAATGGAAAGAAGTCTGACGACGAGAAAAAAACAGAATTGGTTACAAAGAAACAGAGGCTCAGTGAAACACCAGTAGGTATACCTGATAGTATCACTAATAAAATTAAAGAGGAAAAATCCACATCACCAAAGGCAAAGACATCACCTAAAAACAAAGATAAGCCTGATACAAAGGACAATAAGGAAAAGATAAAGGAGGTTAAAGAAGTTTCAAAAGATGAGCCTAAGAAAAAAGTTAACACATTTGTATTTG GTGTTCAAAAATCAGATGCATCAACTAAAGAtgataagaaaaaatataacccAGCATCCACCAAATATGATCCAATCAAAGATGCTACATGGAAACACAAAGAAAA GGTTCCGTACAGTGCATTGtcaagcacatttgaagaaataGAAGAAATATCAGCAAGATTAAAGATCATAGAAATTCTTAGCAACTATTTTAGATCTGTCATTGTTTTGTCACCAGATGATCTGTTGCCAAGTGTTTATTTATGTTTAAACAAGTTGGCTCCTGCATATGAAG GTTTAGAGTTAGGAATCGCAGAAACAAATTTGATGAAAGCAATTGCTCAAAGTACAGGCAGAACCCTAGCCCAAATTAAAGCCGACAGTCAAGAAGTTGGAGACTTGGGATTAGTGGCAGAAAAATCAAAATCCAACCAAAGAATGCTCATCAAGCCTGCCAGGCTAACAGTGAGGGGAGTTTTTGATAAACTCAAAGATATAGCAAAAATGACTGGCAATGCATCGCAAGCAAAAAAGGTGGAGAAGATCCAGTCTATGTTCGTGGCCTGTCAGGATTCTGAGGCCAGGTATTTGATAAGGTCATTGGCCGGGAAGTTAAGAATAGGTCTAGCTGAGCAATCAGTCTTACAAGCTCTTGCACTGGCTTGTACTATGACTCCACCAGGACAAGAATATCCACCTGAAGTGATGAATAGAGCAAAGGAAATGGGTTCTGATGCATTTAAAGCAAAATATGATAAATATGGTCTTATTTTGAAGACAGCTTATTG TGAATGCCCCAACTATGATAAAATAATCCCAGTCATATTAAGTACCGGCATCAAAAGTTTACCAGAACATTGTAAGATTACGCCTGGTATACCTTTGAAACCAATGTTAGCTCATCCGACAAAGGGGGTCCAGGAGGTTTTGCACAGATTCGATGGATTGAAATTTACGTGTGAATGGAAGTATGATGGGGAAAGGGCTCAG ATTCATATAGATGGTACGAATGTTAGTATATTCAGTAGAAACCAGGAAAATAACACTACAAAGTACCCTGATATAATTTCAAGACTGGAAAAGTGTAGAACAGATGGAGTAAATTCTTGTATTCTTGATGGAGAGGTGGTGGCTTGGGATACAGAGCAGAAAAGAATTTTACCTTTTCAAATTCTTAGTACACGGAAAAGAAAG GATGCCAATGAGACTGATATTAAAGTTCaagtatgtgtttttatgttTGATTTATTATACTTCAACGGAGAACCTTTGGTTAGAAAACCTTTCTCTGAACGAAGGGAATTGTTGAAGAACAACTTTAAAGAAATTGAAGGAGAGTGGATATTTGCAAAACACATGGATACCGCTACAATGGAAGAGGTGCATCAATTTTTAGATGAAAGTATAAAAG GTAATTGCGAAGGACTGATGGTGAAAACTCTTCACAAGGAAGCCACTTACGAAATCGCAAAAAGGTCACATAATTGGTTGAAGTTAAAAAAAGATTATTTGGATGGTGTTGGTGACACATTGGATGTAGTTGTTATTGGTGGATATATCGGCAAAGGAAAACGTACTGGACATTATGGAGGCTTCTTATTAGCTTGTTATGATAAAGATAGTGAAGAGTATCAAAGTATATGCAAG atTGGAACTGGTTTTACTGACGAAAATTTGGCAACCCATTCGGAATTTTTCAAAAGTCACATTATTCCACAACCAAAATCGTACTACAGGTTTGACAGCTCACTTGAACCTGATCACTGGTTTGATGCAGTCCAAGTGTGGGAAATAAAGTGTGCAGATTTGTCCCTATCTCCTGTTCATCGGGCGGGGATAGGCATC GTGGATCCAGAAAAGGGAATCTCACTTCGATTTCCAAGATTTTTGAGAGTGAGAGACGATAAGAGTGTAGAAGAAGCGACAACATCTCAGCAAATTGCTCAAATGTACTCCAGTCAGGAACAAGTGAAAAATCAGCAACAGCCGAATAAGTTTGATAATGATGATTTTtactaa